The following proteins are encoded in a genomic region of Haloarcula salinisoli:
- a CDS encoding Cdc6/Cdc18 family protein, producing MTDTNDDPEATIDPDEDSDTSAELGSTDDQPSPDLDDVVLDNLDTGTGEASDEASRGLFDDLLEGEPIFENKEVLRPSYTPHKLPHREEQINNMATILVTALRGDTPSNILIYGKTGTGKTASAKFVSEELETTSQKYEVPCEVEYINCEVTDTQYRVLAQLANKFINKNVDVIDERIAELEDLQARAREDTSELDDSDYDSLAALEDAIDDLEADKEEFEEVPMTGWPTDRVYSSFFDAVDYHERVVVIMLDEIDKLVEKSGDDTLYNLSRMNSELENSRVSIMGISNDLKFTDFLDPRVKSSLGEEEIVFPPYDANQLRDILQARADVAFKGNALTDDVIPLCAAFAAQEHGDARRALDLLRTAGELAERDQIDNVEEDHVRQAQEKIELDRVVEVVRTLPTQSKIVLFAIILLEKNGVHNINTGEVFNIYKNLCAEIDADVLTQRRVTDLISELDMLGIVNAVVVSKGRYGRTKEISLSVPTEETEAVLLSDSRLGDIDDVQPFVQARFDN from the coding sequence ATGACTGACACAAACGACGACCCGGAGGCGACTATCGACCCGGACGAGGACAGCGACACCTCGGCGGAACTTGGTTCGACAGACGACCAGCCGTCGCCCGACCTGGACGACGTCGTTCTGGACAATCTCGACACTGGCACGGGTGAGGCCTCCGACGAGGCCTCCCGAGGGCTGTTCGACGACCTGCTGGAAGGCGAGCCCATCTTCGAGAACAAGGAGGTGTTGCGACCGTCCTACACGCCCCACAAGCTCCCCCATCGCGAGGAACAGATAAACAACATGGCGACCATCCTCGTCACCGCCCTGCGCGGGGATACGCCGTCGAATATCCTCATCTACGGGAAGACCGGGACGGGCAAGACCGCGAGCGCGAAGTTCGTCAGCGAAGAACTGGAGACCACCTCCCAGAAGTACGAGGTCCCCTGTGAGGTCGAGTATATCAACTGCGAGGTGACCGACACCCAGTACCGGGTGCTGGCCCAGCTCGCGAACAAGTTCATCAACAAGAACGTCGACGTCATCGACGAGCGCATCGCGGAACTGGAAGACCTCCAGGCCCGTGCACGCGAAGACACGAGCGAACTCGACGACAGCGACTACGACTCCCTGGCAGCACTCGAAGACGCCATCGACGACCTCGAAGCCGACAAGGAGGAGTTCGAGGAGGTGCCGATGACGGGGTGGCCGACCGACCGCGTCTACAGCTCCTTCTTCGACGCCGTCGACTACCACGAACGGGTCGTCGTCATCATGCTCGACGAGATAGACAAGTTAGTCGAGAAATCCGGCGACGACACCCTCTACAATCTCTCGCGGATGAACTCCGAACTGGAGAACTCCCGTGTTTCCATCATGGGCATCTCGAACGACCTGAAGTTCACCGACTTCCTGGACCCGCGGGTCAAGTCCAGCCTCGGCGAGGAGGAGATTGTCTTCCCGCCCTACGACGCCAACCAGTTGCGGGACATCCTCCAGGCCCGCGCCGACGTGGCGTTCAAGGGTAACGCACTCACCGACGACGTCATCCCGCTGTGTGCAGCCTTCGCCGCACAGGAACACGGAGACGCCCGCCGGGCGCTGGACCTCCTCAGAACTGCCGGCGAACTCGCCGAGCGCGACCAGATAGACAACGTCGAGGAGGACCACGTCCGACAGGCCCAGGAGAAGATAGAGCTCGACCGCGTGGTCGAGGTGGTCCGCACCCTGCCCACGCAGTCGAAAATCGTCCTCTTTGCCATCATCCTGCTCGAGAAGAACGGCGTCCACAACATCAACACTGGCGAGGTGTTCAACATCTACAAGAACCTCTGTGCGGAGATCGACGCCGACGTCCTCACACAGCGCCGGGTGACCGACCTCATCTCCGAGCTGGATATGCTGGGCATCGTCAACGCCGTCGTCGTCTCGAAGGGCCGCTACGGCCGGACCAAGGAGATCTCCCTGTCGGTCCCGACCGAGGAGACCGAAGCCGTCCTGCTCAGTGATTCCCGGCTGGGCGATATCGACGACGTCCAGCCGTTCGTCCAGGCTCGCTTCGACAACTGA
- a CDS encoding S26 family signal peptidase — translation MSGDDGPPSSDDEPPQFVQYGLDIVGSAGAVILVGLLLFTVSGVWPPLVAIESPSMDPQIQKGDLVFVMEEERFAGANDRYGVVTAADANGYTKFQRPGDVIVFQPDGSDRRTPIIHRAMFYVEDGENWYSRADPDHLGGADNCEELANCPAEDGGGFITKGDNNNQYDQVGSEPISEPVEPEWVIGTAEYRVPLLGEIRLGWNQAA, via the coding sequence ATGTCCGGTGACGACGGGCCACCTTCCAGTGATGACGAGCCGCCACAGTTCGTCCAGTACGGGCTGGACATCGTCGGAAGCGCCGGCGCCGTCATCCTGGTCGGACTCCTGCTCTTTACCGTCAGTGGCGTCTGGCCGCCACTCGTGGCTATCGAGAGCCCGAGCATGGACCCACAGATACAGAAGGGCGACCTCGTGTTCGTCATGGAGGAAGAGCGCTTCGCCGGGGCGAACGATAGATACGGTGTCGTGACCGCGGCAGACGCCAACGGCTACACGAAGTTCCAGCGCCCCGGTGACGTCATCGTATTCCAACCCGATGGAAGCGACAGACGAACACCCATTATTCACCGGGCGATGTTCTACGTCGAGGACGGCGAGAACTGGTACAGCCGGGCAGATCCCGACCATCTCGGCGGGGCCGACAACTGCGAGGAGCTGGCTAACTGCCCGGCAGAGGACGGTGGCGGCTTCATCACCAAAGGCGACAACAACAATCAGTACGACCAGGTCGGAAGCGAGCCCATCAGCGAGCCGGTCGAGCCCGAGTGGGTCATCGGCACCGCCGAGTACCGGGTCCCGCTGCTGGGCGAGATTCGACTGGGCTGGAATCAGGCGGCGTAG